The Fusarium falciforme chromosome 10, complete sequence DNA segment CTGAATGGGCTGCTGAGTCTGATGGGCAAGACAGTCATCGCTTGTGGTGGACTAGGCATGGGCCTTACAGCGAAGCTTTGCAACAACTACTGTTCTGGTTTAATTTCTCTTGCTACTGCCGAGGCCTTTAATATTGGCATGCGGTCAGGCATGGATCCGCGGGTGCTGGCACGCATCTTTGCCACCAGCACAGCGCAGAGCACCATTTGCGACAAATGGAACCCGGTTCCCAACATCTGCCCCGATGCCCCTTCGAGCAAGGGGTACGCTGGGGGGTTCAAGGTCCAGTTGATGGCCAAAGACTTTGGTCTGGCTGTTGCAGCCGCCAACGGGGTCGGCGCAAAGATGCTGCTCGGCAACGCGGGGCTGGAGGCGTATAGGGGAGCCAGCCAGGACGAAAGCTGCAAGGATTTGGACTCGCGGGTTTTGTTTAGATACATTGGGGGCCGTGAGGACTGGAATGAGAAATCGTCGTCGTAAAAGGAATAGAGAACGAGGCTCAATAACTAGGCTACACCCGAAATCGAAGCATCCGGTTTTCTCATCTATGGTGCTCATAATTTTTAACCAAGCTAGACTCTCAAATGATGATCACCTGGGCTTAAATACGAATGATGAGCCATCGCAACGAGGCAGGGGATGTGAAAGTGTCAACACAGATCCTTGCAGCAACGGGTGATTTACTCCCTCGCACCATCAGATACCATATTCTGCGATTGGAAAATCAAGACTCTTGCAACCGTCTTCAACAGGTGCTACCAAGGATTCTCTGTTATCAATAGAATAGATTTTTTGGCTACAGTAATGAAAACCCTAGGGGAGTTGGGCATCACCCCATCATTATGCCGGTCCCTATTTGCCCATGGGCCTTGCATGCATCCAACCTCATCGCGTGTAGTGTTGAGTAAAGTCGTAGTTGAGTTGGTGGGCGCTCTTTTATCAATTTAGCGTTGCGGTGCTTGGGGTTACAAGTTCTACTCACCTGAAGCATTTCTGAAGCGAGTTTAGGGTCGGTCGCAGCTTTCTTGCACATCTGAAGAAACTCGTCCGTCTCTAAAACCTTGTCTGGTTGCACGCTGAACATGCGTCTGAGGTTGGAGCTGGAGATGGGGTCTACAATCTCTTGGTACTTCTTGCGGCGGATGTCGCTATAGATGTCCAGAATGGACGGATCCGCTCGGTTAGTATAGATTCCTACTAGACACTCGTACACTCCGGCCACATCCACGATGCCACCAGTCAACCCCAAGCCGCCGCTGATGTGACGTTAGTGGATGAGGTTATTCCCAGAAATGGAGCCAAACTCACAAAGGGTTGCATAGGTGGGCTGCATCAGCAGCGAGGATGAACCGGCCGACCCGGAGCTTCTCTGCTAGCCGCTGGTGCACTTTGTAAGGGCTGATATTGACCAGCTTGTACTGGCTCGGATCTGGATGCCCTGGAAGCATAGTTCGGAACTTTTCAGCCTGTCTCTCCTTCAGAACGTCATGGCTTAGACCGGCTGTCTCCCCATATGTCACGCGCCACATGCCATCCTTGGTAATTTTGGCGGCCATATACCAGTGTTCCGGGTCGATGATGAAGTTGGAATCACAAAAGCTAAACTTTTCAAAGTCGTAATACACCTGGAACGGGACGTAAGTTGATGGCTTTAGCCCATCTTGACACTAGACTTACGTTGGTAGCGACGATTTGCTCATCCCATGTTCTACCTGGAAACTTCCAGTCTCCAAACAGTGAGCGCCGGACAATGCTATTGGCGCCGTCACAGCCGACGACGTAGTCAGCTTCGAGTCGAGACTGCCCATCATTGGCTTGGTCGACCGTGTCGACCCAGGCCTTCGACTCGTCCTGGCCAATGTTCACCACTTTGCGGTTGAATAGATACTGGAGCTTAGGCAGAGTCTTGGCATGGTCGTACAAGATCCCAGCGAGTTGGCTCAGTGGCAGGGCGGCCATTCGGTCAGCGCTGTCCTTCTGAGTCTCATGGTCGAGGCCAGCGATGTACGACCCGTCAAGGCGCCGCCACGCCACTGTGTCGACGATGAAGCCCTTTGAGCGaacatcatcgccaacacCAGCAGAGTTGAGGATTTTCATGGCTGGAGGGCCGTAATGGGTGGCTCGAGGCCTGTCGTCAAGTTTATCGGCTTGCTCAACGATTGTGACAGAGATGTCTTGCTTTGCTAGCATcaggccgagaagctggccaGCCGGACCAGCGCCGACAATCAAGACTTGGGTCTTGTCGCCATTGTCAGCCAACGTTGGGAGTCAAGGGGAGTGAGAGCTTACCCTATCCGAGGTAACCGCCATTGTCTCTACCCTAAAGTTCAAATAATAGTGGATGAGTGAAGACGTGATGTGTGCAACTGGATGGGCTTCGTGCTGGGAGCGTTTCTGGTTAGTTAACATGTTTTATATCAACCACGGCACGACACGGCCTAATATTGACCTTTTACTCCGTAAATGCCCCGCAAGAGGCTTCCTCGTGATATTTGACTCCGCCATCTAAGAAAGGCTGGGCAAGTCTCGTAGCTGGAGTAGGGCCCCGCATGTCACCAGAAGGTGGGCAAAACAGGCCAAGTATTGCCAGACGAGTATTTGGCAGCCTATCTATTAGAGAACTTATCATATTAATGGCTAGGttttaactataagaaaagaatgtaatattattatcctGAAGATGAATATTCCCGAGACCGGTctgatataatttatagggGTGATTAGACCAGGTCTCGAGGCAATGGCATTGTTCTGCTAGGTCCTCCTAGTGAAATATCCTGAAGTTTTACTGTCTCATTGGGTCTGATTGTAAGGATAAGTTCTTTATTGCAAGCTGTGAGGGTCTCGATGCTGTGTAGGCGGCTTGAAGTTGATGTCGCGACCACCGTTGGTACAGTCGTATTACGAGCCAAGACCCATGTCCAATTGTACCCCCACATTGACACGCCGTCCGTCCAGAACCACCGGCTACCCCATTTTCCAGACCATGTTGGCATGCTGCTCTCGCGTGGGGATGCGTATTGTGGAGGAGCCTACCTGACCTCCATGGGGTAAATGATGGGGTGCTTGAACCGGTGCCTGCAGACTAACGTGTTATGCGAAGAAAAAGAGGCCGTGAGGCTTTTGCAGAGACAAAAAGATTGACTTGAACACCTTCTCCCCGTGGCATCACCTTGGTCTCGATCCCCCATCATTACCGCTCGAATCCGTCCTAAAACATGAAGTTAATCAACCACCAAGACGTCGTGCATCTTGTACGTCTGCAGACGCAGCGACTTAGAAGTCTGGATGGAGGCGTTCTTGTTCCCGTCGCCGTGGTCCTTATCCTAGTGTTTGCTGGCGTTTACATCTCTCTTGTTCCAAACTCCATCACTGTGAGTGACCACCAAACCTAGTCGAGGCTTTGATCTTGTTAACCTTGTCCATTATACAGGATCCTCGCCGGCGAAAACTACCTCCAGGGCCCCCCGGCTGGCCTCTGATAGGcaacctccttgatctcTCCGACTCAGAGCAGGTGCGCACCAAGGTCCGCGAGTGGCATCGCAAATACGGCAACGTTTTCTACACCAAGATCGGCGCGACCGACTACATTTGGTTATCTTCTCCAAAGGCTGTCAAGGATTTGATGGACAAGAAGTCGGCCATCTACTCCTCCCGACCCCATCTCCCCCTTGCCCAAAATATCGCCAGCGGAAAGTCACGCCAGCTGTTTATGGCTTATGGGCCTGAATGGAGAAGCCTTCGGAAGCATAGCCATGCCCTTTTGAACCTGAATGCTTCCAAGAAGTACAGACCTGTGCAGAACCTCGAGTCCAAGGTAGTCCTGCACGACCTCTTGACTCGGCCTGATCAGTTCTACACCATCAACCGCCGGTACTCCACCTCGGTCATCATGCTCGTCGCCTACGGATACCGTGTCCCGAGCTTTGAGGATCCCTTGATCACAAAGATCTTCAGTGTCCTCGAGAATCTCTCCATCATGATGGCGCCTGGAGCCTTTGCAGTTGAGACCCTTCCTGGCTTGGCCAAACTGCCCCAGTTCTTATTTGGCAACTGGCGATCTTGGGGAGAAAAGGCCTTTGCCCACGACAGCAAAATCTACCTCGAGCTTTGGGAAACCTTGAAGAGAACGACGGATGCTGGAACTGCCAGGGATAGCTTCTGCAAGGAGTTCTATCTCAACGACCCAAAGTCAAAGGGCATCGACGACCTACTTGCGGCTTACACCTGTGGTGGCTTGGTTGAGGCCGGGTCCGAAACAAccgccaccaccatcaacaactGGACACTTGCCATGACTCTCTACCCAGAAGTCATGAAGAAGGGCCAGGAAGAACTTGACCGCGTGGTCGGAACAGACCGGATGCCTCAGTgggaggatgaagctgaTCTGCCCTACATCCGCGCCATGATCAAGGAGACGCTGAGGTGGCGACCAGTCAACAAGTTTGGAATGTACCATGCATCGACCGAGGATGACTGGTACGAAGGCCACTTCATCCCTAAGAACTCGGTGGTGGTTCTCAACTGGTGGTAAGTTTAAGTATCGATCCTGACCTGCATAAACAAGTCTTTCTCATAAATTGTATCAAGGGCAATCCAACGCGATCCCAGCCGCTACACCGACCCAGACACCTATGAGCCCGCACGCTATCTCAACAGTCCTCTCACGGCTGCCGAGTATATGAACTCTCAGGACCCATATGACAGAGATCACTTCTCCTATGGAGCTGGCCGGTAAGCCTATATCAGACAGTTGCCGCCGCTGAATAGTAACTTCTAACCATCTTCACAGCCGTGCGTGCCCTGGCGTTCATCTGGCCGAGAAGTCGCTCTTTATTGTCATTTCAAGGACGCTATGGGCTTTCAatatcgagaagaagaagagagccgATGGATCAACTGTCGAGCCCTCAACGACCATGATGGCTGGCTTCCTCAGCATTCCTGAGCCGTTCGACTGCTCCATTACCTGCCGCTCGGACAAGCACAGACGGATCATCGAGAAGGAGTTTGAGGATACCAAGACGGACGAACTGATTTACTGAGGGAGTCCAGAGAGATATACTCTGGCAGTGAGTTGGGCAAATGGGCAAGAGCTTGGTAACCAGCAAATGTgttttgtgtgtgtgtattGCAATATTATGGCATTTCATCCTGTATTTTGTTCCTTCATCTCAAATCTGACACCTGTCAGTTACCATAGATGCCCCGTGTATAATCGCTTGCGTGTCACTTTCACTTGCCCTTGACGCACTCCAACGTTGAAAGATACTACCCGGATGGTCATTTAGGAACCAAGCACAATCATTTTCCTCTTAATCGACCAAAGTTATACCAATCCGGTCAGGTATACTTCTGAAAAAACTAACTGCTTAGATCCTGTGAGACTCATGGAATAAGTCTACGCTGGCCTTCTCTCATGTTGCTGTCAAGCTCCGAACCCAGCCACACATGCTGCGTCTCATCCAGCTTATCTTCAACTTCCGTGATGTTGCCCCcatttataagaaagcttTTTCCATTGACTTGCGGGCGCACAATGGGCAACAAGCTGGCCTTGGCAACATCAAGTGGCGAGTTGGCCGGTAACTCCCCCCAGACCTTCTTGATGTGGTCGGTTACCATGGCGGTCACTGTGATTGCTCGTCAGCTGGAACATGCCagttgaggagaagagagtTGCTTACCTGTCATCCATGGTGTAATCATGTTTACAGTAATATTCTGCTTTGGAACTTGAGTCCGGAGAGCCCGCATAAGGCCAAGAACTCCGGCTTTACTGGCGCAGTAGGTGTACAGCGGCGGTGTGTCAAAGTAGCTTGCCACCGATCCGAACAGCACAAGCTGAGACTTGGTCTCGGGAGTCTTGCCGAAGAAGTGAATGGCAGCCTTCGTAACATACCAGGTACCAATCATGTTCACATTGAGGGCCGAGATGTCTGGAGCTGGCAACTCGGATGTTGGAGTGTCGGATGGGTCCTCGAGCGTTTCGATCCTGTTGATGGCTGCATTTGAGATGACCGAGTCGATGGTACCGAATTTGGTGTATGTGAGCTGGAAAAATCTGAGGAGTTCGCTCCAGTTTGACACATCGCATTTCTCGAATAGGACGTCACTAGAGATGTTAAGAGTCAACACAGTTGCGTTGGACCGACTGAGAGTGTCTACCTGCCAAGCTCCCGCTGGAAGCTCCTCCCGCTTTCTTCATTCACATCACAGAATGCCACTTTTGCACCATGCTCTATTAGATGAGTTAGCATTGATTGATGTTTCGCCTCGGGGACAGGCTCATGCATACGGTGGGCAAGCGTGACGATGGCATGACCAATGCCAGTAGCACCCCCAGTGACCAAGATGACCTTGCCACGAACATTTTCTAGTTCGGCTTCATCGAAGAGGTAGTTGGACATTTTGTTGTCGGATTATTTGTGGATTACGGATGAAGGATTTTGACGTTAGAACGTGTTGACTGTCATTGCGACCCGCTATATTGTGCCTTCTTATATGGGCCACCATGAGAGATTTACTTGTGGGGTGCTTAGCAACTCTTGGTATGGGGTAACATGGATGGGGTTTGCTGTGTTGTTTGTTACTGCGGCTGTGGATTCTTTTGGAATCGTTGCGAAGTTCATAAAGATGAGAGTTATTAGAATGAGCTTGTTTGTTCCTTGACAGATATCAATCACAGAAAGGAGTAAGGTTGGTTTCAACAGAGAATTTCAATCAATGTACCATCAGCGCTTAGGTCGGGAGAGACTCTACTCTAGCCTAAGATAAGAGGGGGCCGGCGTGTCGTCAGACAGATCAGCCGTTGCAGTCCAGTGTTGGTACTTGTGCTTCTGTGACTCGACCTCATCGGTAATGGCAATGGCAAGATCCGCAGCCGAGATGCCCGTGAGTCTGCCATCCAACCGATTTTCACCCTTGGGCTCGCCTTTCAGAGGGAGGTTGTGAATCGTCACCTCGTAGCTGCCAGTACGCTTCCCTGGGCGGTACAGAGGGCTGGGAGACACAAACGTCCAGTTGAAAGACGTGTTTCCGTCAAAGAACATGTAGCTGGCCCTCGCGGCCTTTATAAAGTCCGAGGCCCGGTCCTGCTTCACTCCCTCTTCGTATTCATCGACAGTCGCCTTTGCGGCCTTGATCTCATGGTCTGAAGCGTCTGCATTCTTCAGCGCAAGGCGCGCGTTCCGATACTTGCGCAGGCCACCTCCCATGGGCCCCAGTCTATCCTCCATATAGCTGACATGAGCATGGCTGTCCGCAATGGCTCTGCGGTAGGCCAGGAAAAAGTCTTTACTGTCGGCAACACACAGGTCGTCCTCGTGAGCGA contains these protein-coding regions:
- a CDS encoding FAD-binding-3 domain-containing protein is translated as MAVTSDRTQVLIVGAGPAGQLLGLMLAKQDISVTIVEQADKLDDRPRATHYGPPAMKILNSAGVGDDVRSKGFIVDTVAWRRLDGSYIAGLDHETQKDSADRMAALPLSQLAGILYDHAKTLPKLQYLFNRKVVNIGQDESKAWVDTVDQANDGQSRLEADYVVGCDGANSIVRRSLFGDWKFPGRTWDEQIVATNVYYDFEKFSFCDSNFIIDPEHWYMAAKITKDGMWRVTYGETAGLSHDVLKERQAEKFRTMLPGHPDPSQYKLVNISPYKVHQRLAEKLRVGRFILAADAAHLCNPFGGLGLTGGIVDVAGVYECLVGIYTNRADPSILDIYSDIRRKKYQEIVDPISSSNLRRMFSVQPDKVLETDEFLQMCKKAATDPKLASEMLQSAHQLNYDFTQHYTR
- a CDS encoding NAD(P)-bd-dom domain-containing protein; the encoded protein is MTTSKPLKIAVIGPAGFGGSYLCVELISRGHHVVGLSRNPEKLGSHANYEPRPVDIDNNTDSQLAEAMRDVDVVVSEYGPHTAGHQALQYVPFIEAVRKIILAVKKAKVGYFVMVGGAGSLHIAHEDDLCVADSKDFFLAYRRAIADSHAHVSYMEDRLGPMGGGLRKYRNARLALKNADASDHEIKAAKATVDEYEEGVKQDRASDFIKAARASYMFFDGNTSFNWTFVSPSPLYRPGKRTGSYEVTIHNLPLKGEPKGENRLDGRLTGISAADLAIAITDEVESQKHKYQHWTATADLSDDTPAPSYLRLE